In Zingiber officinale cultivar Zhangliang chromosome 3B, Zo_v1.1, whole genome shotgun sequence, a single window of DNA contains:
- the LOC122056580 gene encoding putative transcription elongation factor SPT5 homolog 1 produces MARGRRSEDDDFIDDDDVDEAYDEDEEEEEELGTGKGGKKRSRSQFIDDAAEEDDEEEEEEDEDEEEVGASRRSREKRARGSQFFELEAMVDSDDEEEEEEGEDDFINDVGADLPEEDDSRRLRRPILMQEDQEDVDEIERRVKERYSKTNQVDYAEDATDVEQQALLPSVKDPKLWMVKCAIGHERETAICLMQKFMDRSDLQIKSVVALDHLKNYIYVEAEKEAHVLEACKGMRNIFSSAKVTLVPIKEMTDVLSVESKAVELARDTWVRMKIGIYKGDLAKVVDVDNVRQKVTVKLIPRVDLQALANKLEGREVVKKKTFVPPPRFFNIDEAREMHIRVERRRDKDSGEYFEMVDGLMFKEGFLYKTISVKSISLQNIDPTFDELEKFRKPGDDDGEVASLSTLFANRKKGHFMKGDSVIIIRGECKNLKGWVEKVEEDTVYAKLPELGTIAFNEKELCKYFKPGDHVKVVSGVQVGATGMVVKVESHVLIILSDTTKDHIRVFADHVVESSEITTGVTRVGDYELHDLVLLDNMSFGVIIRLETEAFQVLKGVADKPEVVLVKFREIKSKIERRTTAKDRSNNIIAIKDVVRVVEGPFSGKRGPVEHIYRGLLFIHDRHHHEHAGFICAKAQSCVLGCGSQGNRDRNNVDSLSSRLDALRSPSRFQSPNRLPPRGPPSEFQRYRGGGGRGGRGGRGDEALVSKTIKIKSGPWKGYRGRVKEVTGYLVRVELDSQMKIVTVKRQDIADAVGNGAATPFRFGSGRETPMHPSRTPMHPYQTPMRDPGATPIHDGMRTPMHDGTWAPMSPPRDNWEDGNPATWRTSPQYHPGTPVRTYDAPTPGSGWANTPGGSYGDSATPRESSYGSAPSPYLPSTPTAQPLTPSSASYLPGTPGGQPMTPGNVGLDMMSPTIGGESEGNWLMPDILVNVVKAGGDFHVGVVKDVLMDGSCKVAVGSAGNGETMTVTPSDVEVIRPKKSDRIKIMNGDMRGATGRLIGVDGSDGIVKLDDTYEVKILDLVLLAKLAIV; encoded by the exons ATGGCGAGAGGGCGGCGAAGTGAGGACGACGATTTCATAGACGACGACGACGTCGATGAAGCCTACGATGaagacgaggaggaggaggaggagcttgGTACTGGCAAAGGAGGGAAGAAGAGAAGTAGATCTCAATTCATCGACGACGCGGCGGAGGAGGAcgacgaggaggaagaagaggaggatgaagACGAGGAGGAGGTTGGTGCGAGCCGCCGGAGCAGGGAAAAGAGGGCACGCGGATCGCAGTTTTTCGAGCTCGAGGCAATGGTCGACAGCGAcgacgaagaggaggaggaggaaggcgaAGACG ATTTTATAAATGATGTTGGAGCTGACTTGCCTGAGGAGGATGACAGTCGAAGATTACGACGCCCTATATTAATGCAAGAAGATCAGGAAGACGTTGATGAGATAGAGAGACGTGTCAAAGAAAGATATTCTAAAACAAATCAGGTAGACTATGCTGAGGATGCCACTGATGTTGAGCAACAAGCGCTTTTGCCATCAGTGAAAGATCCCAAACTATGGATGGTCAAATGTGCG ATTGGCCATGAGCGTGAGACAGCCATTTGTCTCATGCAGAAATTTATGGATAGGTCTGATCTACAGATCAAGTCAGTTGTTGCACTGGATCAtctaaaaaattacatttatgtTGAAGCTGAGAAAGAAGCCCATGTGTTAGAG GCCTGCAAAGGCATGCGAAACATCTTTTCTTCAGCTAAAGTGACGCTTGTGCCGATCAAGGAGATGACTGATGTTTTATCTGTTGAAAGTAAAGCTGTTGAACTTGCAAGGGATACATGGGTCCGAATGAAGATTGGTATTTACAAGGGGGATCTTGCCAAG GTTGTCGATGTTGATAATGTTCGTCAGAAAGTCACAGTCAAGCTCATACCTAGAGTTGATCTACAAGCTCTAGCTAATAAATTG GAAGGTAGGGAAGTTGTAAAGAAGAAGACTTTTGTTCCTCCCCCTCGCTTCTTTAATATCGATGAAGCAAG GGAGATGCATATCCGTGTTGAACGGCGACGAGACAAGGACAGTGGTGAATATTTTGAGATGGTTGATGGTCTGATGTTCAAAGAGGGTTTTTTGTATAAAACCATTTCTGTCAAAAGTATTAGCTTGCAGAACATAGATCCTACATTTGATGAACTTGAGAAGTTCAGGAAGCCTGGTGATGATGATGGAGAGGTTGCAAGTTTGTCCACTTTGTTTGCCAATAGGAAAAAAGGCCATTTCATGAAAGGGGATTCTGTGATAATCATTCGTGGAGAATGTAAGAATCTGAAGGGATGGGTGGAGAAGGTGGAGGAAGATACCGTCTATGCAAAATTGCCTGAGCTG GGAACAATTGCTTTCAACGAGAAGGAGTTATGCAAATACTTTAAACCGGGAGATCATGTCAAAGTGGTATCAGGTGTTCAAGTAGGTGCAACTGGTATGGTTGTAAAGGTTGAAAGCCACGTTCTAATTATTTTGTCGGATACTACAAAAGACCAT ATACGCGTTTTCGCCGACCATGTTGTAGAGAGTTCTGAGATTACTACTGGGGTTACTCGCGTGGGCGATTATGAGTTACATGATCTTGTGCTGCTAGA CAATATGTCTTTTGGAGTTATCATACGCTTGGAGACTGAAGCATTTCaa GTTCTTAAAGGAGTGGCAGATAAGCCTGAGGTTGTTCTTGTTAAGTTCAGGGAGATAAAAAGCAAAATTGAAAGGAGAACAACTGCCAAAGATCGCTCAAACAACATCATAGCAATTAAGGATGTTGTTAGGGTTGTCGAGGGCCCATTTAGT GGGAAACGAGGTCCTGTTGAACACATATACAGAGGGCTATTATTTATCCATGACCGTCATCATCATGAGCACGCTGGTTTTATTTGTGCAAAAGCTCAGTCATGTGTGCTTGGATGTGGATCGCAGGGGAATAGAGATAGAAAT AATGTTGATTCCTTGAGCTCTAGACTCGATGCTCTCCGTTCTCCATCCCGTTTTCAGTCTCCAAACAGACTGCCACCTAGAGGACCACCTTCAGAAT TTCAAAGATACAGAGGCGGAGGCGGAAGGGgtggaagaggtggaagaggagatgAAGCCTTAGTCAGTAAAACTATTAAAATAAAATCTGGTCCCTGGAAAGGATATCGAGGTCGTGTTAAGGAGGTAACCGGCTATTTAGTACGAGTTGAGTTGGATTCTCAGATGAAAATTGTGACAG TTAAGAGACAAGATATCGCTGATGCAGTTGGTAACGGTGCTGCAACGCCTTTCCG GTTCGGATCAGGTAGAGAGACACCTATGCATCCATCACGAACGCCAATGCATCCTTATCAAACTCCCATGCGGGATCCTGGTG CGACTCCTATCCATGATGGGATGAGAACACCCATGCACGATGGGACGTGGGCTCCTATGAGTCCTCCAAG GGATAATTGGGAAGATGGTAATCCTGCTACTTGGCGAACGAGCCCACAATATCAT CCTGGAACTCCTGTTCGGACGTACGATGCACCTACTCCTGGCTCGGGTTGGGCTAACACTCCAGGAGGGAGCTATGGTGATTCCGCAACACCAAGGGAAAGCAGCTATG gaagtgcaccaagccCGTATCTACCATCAACACCTACTGCACAACCTTTGACTCCCAGCTCAGCATCGTACCTTCCTGGTACCCCTGGTGGACAGCCAATGACACCTGGAAATGTCGGATTGGATATGATGTCTCCGACAATAG GCGGAGAGAGCGAAGGAAACTGGCTGATGCCGGATATATTGGTTAACGTCGTGAAAGCCGGAGGTGATTTCCATGTTGGAGTCGTTAAAGATGTGCTAATG GATGGGTCCTGTAAAGTTGCCGTCGGATCAGCTGGCAACGGAGAGACAATGACTGTTACTCCCTCAGACGTCGAGGTGATTAGGCCCAAAAAATCCGACAGGATCAAGATCATGAATGGCGACATGCGCGGAGCAACAGGGAGGCTCATCGGTGTTGATGGGTCGGATGGGATTGTAAAGTTGGACGACACATACGAAGTCAAGATTTTAGATTTAGTGTTGCTTGCTAAGCTAGCGATAGTATGA